The genomic interval CGAAAGTGATCAACCAAGAAGGTACTTTATTTAACGGTCAACTGGCAGATATACATATGTCTAAATCATTATACATGCTGGTTATTTTATTAATCGCTGTATTGATAAGCGCGTTGGCAGTTGTTTACAGTACTAATTCATATCGAGTCACTTTAAATCAAGTGGAACAACAAGAACAATTCACCCACTATTTGCAATTGCAATGGGGTCAATTGCTTTTGGAGCAAGCGAGCTTGGCTACTCCAGCCCGGGTAGAAGAGTTGGCTAGCGATAAATTACAAATGGTTTTGCCAACATCTAAAAATACTTACTGGTTGCAAGCTCAGCAGTAGAAGTTTTTGTTTCAAACGAGTACCATTGCCACTGGTTATAAATGGTAGATACCCATGAAAAAATCAACCCATCTAAACAGACTTGTCATTGTATCTGCTTTTTTTTCTTTGCTTTTAGTTATTTTGGTTTTGCGAATGGTTGATTTAACCGTTCTTCATCGACAATTTCTCCAGGGCCAGGGTAATGCACGAAGTTTACGGGTAGTAGACATTCCGGCTCATCGAGGGATGATCATGGATAGAAATGGTACTCCTTTGGCAATTAGTACTCCTGTAGAGTCAGTCTGGGTTAATCCCAAGGAGTTTGCTCCAGATAAAGAACAATTTATGTCCTTGGCAGCCTATTTAAACTTTACTCCCCAGCAACTAAGTCGCAAAATTGTAGATGCTGAAAATAAAGAATTAGAATTCATTTACTTACAAAGACAATTACCCCCTCCTTTGGCGAAGCAAATAAAAAA from Legionella sainthelensi carries:
- the ftsL gene encoding cell division protein FtsL, producing the protein MNAAAKVINQEGTLFNGQLADIHMSKSLYMLVILLIAVLISALAVVYSTNSYRVTLNQVEQQEQFTHYLQLQWGQLLLEQASLATPARVEELASDKLQMVLPTSKNTYWLQAQQ